One Mercurialis annua linkage group LG3, ddMerAnnu1.2, whole genome shotgun sequence DNA window includes the following coding sequences:
- the LOC126675275 gene encoding dehydrodolichyl diphosphate synthase 6-like yields the protein MGMHDRSRMREVCGYLASFSRRCIFRSLSMGPIPSHLAFIMDGNRRFAKKENLETGAGHKAGFTALMLMLKYCYELGVKYVTVYAFSIDNFKRRPDEVQIIMDMMLEKSEGLLREESVAHQYGMRVYFIGNLKLLDEPNRIAAKKVMMATANYTNCVLLVCVAYTSYDEITHAVEESCKNKLHKIESGNGLIKEVVGQNGNGVRFEEDEAEALCRSDEIESNCKIQLPDVEKHIYMSVVPDPDILIRTSGETRLSNFLLWQAGNCKLYSPDALWPEIGLKHLVWAVLNFQRNNSYLEKKKKKHL from the coding sequence ATGGGAATGCATGACAGAAGTAGAATGAGGGAGGTGTGTGGATATTTGGCAAGTTTTTCGAGAAGATGCATATTTCGTTCTCTATCCATGGGTCCCATCCCCAGTCATCTTGCGTTCATAATGGATGGTAACCGCAGGTTTGCGAAGAAGGAAAACCTGGAAACAGGTGCTGGACATAAAGCTGGATTTACAGCTCTAATGCTCATGCTTAAGTACTGCTATGAGCTGGGAGTGAAGTATGTAACTGTGTACGCCTTTAGTATTGATAATTTTAAGAGGCGACCTGATGAGGTTCAGATTATAATGGATATGATGCTCGAGAAGAGCGAAGGATTGCTCAGGGAAGAAAGTGTAGCCCATCAATATGGCATGAGAGTATATTTTATCGGTAACTTGAAGCTTTTAGATGAGCCTAATAGGATTGCAGCCAAAAAGGTTATGATGGCtacagcgaattacaccaactGTGTGCTTTTAGTCTGCGTAGCCTATACATCATATGATGAGATAACGCATGCTGTCGAAGAATCTTGTAAAAATAAACTGCACAAAATTGAGTCGGGCAATGGTTTGATCAAAGAAGTAGTTGGGCAGAATGGGAATGGAGTTAGATTCGAAGAGGATGAAGCTGAAGCATTGTGTAGAAGTGACGAGATAGAGTCAAATTGTAAGATACAACTACCAGACGTTGAGAAACACATTTACATGTCGGTTGTTCCAGACCCGGATATATTGATCCGTACATCAGGGGAAACCCGTCTAAGTAATTTCCTACTTTGGCAGGCTGGTAACTGCAAATTGTATTCTCCAGACGCACTTTGGCCGGAGATTGGTCTAAAGCACTTAGTGTGGGCAGTACTGAACTTCCAGCGGAATAACTCTtatttggagaagaagaagaagaagcactTGTAA